Proteins from a genomic interval of Deltaproteobacteria bacterium:
- a CDS encoding (2Fe-2S)-binding protein, translating into MARTDRRILNDPRFGHARGEPVVIRFEGRDLAAFDGEPVSVALHASGVDILSRSLKFHRPRGLFCAKGHCGRCLMRIDGVPNMNGCRVRCASGMSVLREPGYPSADFDVLGASDLLFRDQLDYHHMGTSSRASIRAITRLVRGVSGLGELPDLMPTPEKTIGDLHTEVLVVGGGLAGLGIGATLSEAGIGVVLVDSDKAGGRWLDAFDENSSAPRARADQLRSRIEAAGGRALSRTEAIGFFEEGFSVVRDADGLKRVHAARTVVCTGSYDRSAAFVQNDLPGVMSARATEALAVRYGVTPGERVMIWGDGLNGARTALMLIIAGVELVAMATPSDLLVASPEDIDAIRASGCAILTGHHLRAAKGRRRVSGVEFESASANRRAGTCDTLILDLPPLPAFELVAQSGARVTWDGDHGRFVPERDDAGRTTRTDVYVAGEAAGVAPRADLIEADASRVADAIVRDLRGGGRP; encoded by the coding sequence ATGGCCCGAACCGACCGCCGCATTCTGAACGACCCGCGATTCGGCCACGCGCGGGGCGAACCCGTCGTCATTCGCTTCGAAGGCCGGGATCTGGCCGCGTTCGACGGCGAACCGGTCAGCGTCGCGCTCCACGCGTCGGGCGTCGATATCCTCTCACGAAGCCTGAAGTTCCACCGACCGCGCGGGCTGTTTTGCGCCAAAGGTCATTGCGGCCGATGCCTCATGCGCATCGACGGCGTGCCGAACATGAACGGTTGCCGGGTTCGCTGCGCGTCGGGGATGTCGGTGCTGCGTGAGCCGGGCTATCCGAGCGCCGACTTCGACGTGCTCGGCGCGTCCGACCTGCTGTTTCGCGACCAGCTCGACTACCACCACATGGGCACGTCCTCGCGCGCGTCGATCCGCGCGATCACGCGGCTCGTGCGCGGCGTTTCCGGTCTCGGCGAGTTGCCGGACCTGATGCCGACGCCGGAGAAAACGATCGGCGACCTTCACACCGAGGTCCTTGTTGTCGGTGGCGGCCTCGCCGGGCTCGGCATCGGCGCGACGCTCTCCGAGGCGGGAATCGGAGTTGTCCTGGTCGACTCTGACAAGGCCGGAGGGCGGTGGCTCGACGCCTTCGACGAAAACAGCAGCGCGCCCCGTGCCCGGGCCGATCAGCTTCGTTCGCGGATCGAGGCCGCGGGCGGTCGAGCGCTCTCGCGAACGGAGGCGATCGGATTTTTCGAGGAGGGGTTCTCGGTGGTGCGGGACGCCGATGGCCTGAAACGGGTGCATGCGGCGCGAACCGTCGTCTGCACGGGTTCGTACGACCGGAGCGCGGCCTTCGTGCAAAACGATCTCCCGGGGGTGATGAGTGCCCGAGCGACCGAAGCACTGGCAGTGCGATACGGCGTGACGCCCGGCGAAAGAGTGATGATCTGGGGCGACGGTCTGAACGGCGCGCGAACGGCGCTGATGTTGATCATCGCGGGTGTCGAATTGGTTGCGATGGCGACGCCGTCCGATTTGCTAGTGGCTTCGCCCGAAGACATCGACGCGATTCGGGCGTCGGGTTGCGCGATTCTGACCGGCCATCACCTTCGCGCGGCCAAAGGGCGGCGGCGCGTGAGCGGCGTCGAATTCGAATCGGCTTCCGCGAACCGCCGCGCGGGCACATGCGACACGCTGATTCTCGATCTGCCGCCGCTCCCGGCGTTTGAGCTGGTCGCGCAGTCGGGAGCGCGCGTGACGTGGGATGGCGATCACGGTCGATTCGTGCCGGAGCGCGACGACGCCGGACGCACGACGCGCACCGACGTGTACGTCGCGGGTGAAGCGGCGGGTGTCGCGCCGCGCGCCGACCTCATCGAGGCCGACGCGTCACGCGTGGCGGACGCCATCGTTCGCGACCTT